In Antechinus flavipes isolate AdamAnt ecotype Samford, QLD, Australia chromosome 3, AdamAnt_v2, whole genome shotgun sequence, a genomic segment contains:
- the LOC127558200 gene encoding N-formyl peptide receptor 2-like: protein MENSSVLPSDAPYSPQLSPIHQAFWIISLIVFCFSFVLGIAGNGLVIWVAGFRMSRTVTTVLFLNLAVADFAFTSFLPFVISSTVLQPHWPFGWFLCKLLSFLSVLNMFASVFLLTLVALDRCVSVLWPIWARNHRTPRLAALAAAGVWILALAFSVPTFIFRTTDTEDGITFCYFEFENRDEAGDDEEYVDPWAEGRHWSLVLTRFSLGFLIPLIIISVCYGLLTAKLWSGMRRARSSRPFRILTAVVAAFFLCWLPHHVLGMIEASVYSHPQLVEVLPYLSPFSASLVFVNSCLNPLLYVFIGRDFREKLFRSLPNALERALSEESAATGTTGNSSVSAPPVAVTET from the coding sequence ATGGAGAACTCCTCCGTGCTCCCCTCGGACGCCCCCTATTCCCCCCAACTCTCCCCCATCCACCAGGCCTTCTGGATCATCTCCCTCATCGTCTTCTGCTTCTCCTTCGTCCTGGGCATCGCTGGCAACGGGCTAGTGATCTGGGTGGCGGGCTTCCGAATGAGCCGTACGGTCACCACGGTCCTGTTCCTCAACCTGGCGGTCGCGGACTTCGCCTTCACTTCCTTCCTGCCCTTCGTCATCAGCAGTACCGTCCTGCAGCCGCACTGGCCCTTCGGCTGGTTCCTCTGCAAGCTCCTCAGCTTCCTGTCCGTCCTGAACATGTTCGCCAGCGTCTTCCTGCTGACCCTCGTGGCCCTCGACCGCTGCGTCTCCGTGCTCTGGCCCATTTGGGCCCGGAACCACCGCACGCCCCGTCTGGCCGCCCTGGCCGCCGCCGGGGTCTGGATACTCGCCCTCGCCTTCTCGGTGCCCACGTTCATCTTCAGGACCACGGACACGGAGGACGGGATCACCTTCTGCTACTTTGAATTTGAAAACCGGGACGAGGCGGGGGATGACGAGGAGTACGTGGACCCCTGGGCTGAGGGCCGCCACTGGTCCCTGGTGCTGACCCGCTTCTCCCTGGGCTTCCTCATCCCCCTCATCATCATCAGCGTCTGCTATGGGCTCCTCACGGCCAAGCTGTGGAGCGGGATGCGCAGGGCGCGTTCCAGCCGGCCCTTCCGCATCCTCACGGCAGTGGTGGCCGCCTTCTTCCTCTGCTGGCTCCCTCACCACGTGCTGGGCATGATCGAGGCTTCCGTCTACTCCCACCCTCAGCTCGTCGAGGTTCTGCCCTACCTGAGCCCGTTCTCCGCCTCGCTGGTGTTCGTCAACAGCTGCCTCAACCCCCTGCTCTACGTCTTCATAGGTCGGGACTTCAGGGAGAAGCTCTTCCGCTCCCTGCCCAACGCCCTGGAGAGGGCTCTGAGCGAGGAGTCCGCCGCCACGGGGACCACCGGTAACAGCTCCGTCTCGGCGCCCCCCGTGGCTGTCACTGAGACATAG
- the HAS1 gene encoding hyaluronan synthase 1 has product MPPPTNQAKEREMDSGQGGRSPKNMGQDTPKPGPRRACSGPLRRLLTVAFALLILGGMTWAYAVGVPLASDHYGLLAFGLYGAFLSAHLVAQSLFAYLEHRRVAGRAARGKPACSRRVALTISAYQEDPDYLRQCLLSARALQYPRERLRVVLVVDGNREEDMYMVEMFREVFEAEGPATYVWEGNYHQPWAPQVAGDGGKAGEVEAGGYVEVEAEDPGRLTVEALVRSHRCVCVAQRWGGKREVMYTAFKALGESVDYVQVCDSDTRLDPRALLELSRVLDEDGTVGAVGGDVRILNPLDSWVSFLSSLRYWVAFNVERACQSYFRCVSCVSGPLGLYRNDLLQQFLEAWYNQKFLGTHCTFGDDRHLTNRMLSMGYATKYTSLSRCYSETPASFLRWLSQQTRWSKSYFREWLYNALWWHRHHAWMTYEAVVSGLFPFFVAATVLRLFYAGSPWALLWVLLCVQGVAAAKAAFAAWLRGSPRMLLLSLYAPLYMGGLLPAKFLALLTMNQSGWGTSGRRRLAANYAPALPLAIWAALLLGGLLRSVIHEARADWSSEARRTEARYLAVGAAAYVAYWALMMALYWGGVRRLCRPRAGGYRVSV; this is encoded by the exons ATGCCCCCCCCAACAAACCaggcaaaggagagagagatggactcAGGGCAGGGAGGAAGGAGCCCGAAGAACATGGGGCAG GACACCCCCAAACCCGGCCCCCGCCGGGCGTGCTCTGGCCCCCTCCGGCGGCTCCTGACCGTGGCCTTTGCCCTGCTGATCCTGGGGGGCATGACCTGGGCCTACGCCGTGGGGGTCCCCTTGGCCTCCGACCACTACGGCCTCCTGGCCTTCGGCCTCTACGGGGCCTTCCTCTCGGCCCACCTGGTCGCCCAGAGCCTCTTCGCCTACTTGGAGCACCGGCGCGTGGCCGGCCGGGCGGCCCGGGGCAAGCCCGCGTGCTCGCGCAGGGTGGCGCTGACCATCTCCGCCTACCAGGAGGACCCCGACTACCTGCGGCAGTGCCTGCTGTCTGCCCGGGCCCTGCAGTACCCCAGGGAGCGCCTGCGGGTGGTCCTGGTCGTGGACGGCAACCGCGAGGAGGACATGTACATGGTGGAGATGTTCCGGGAAGTCTTCGAGGCCGAGGGTCCCGCCACCTACGTGTGGGAGGGCAATTACCACCAGCCGTGGGCCCCCCAGGTGGCGGGGGACGGCGGCAAGGCCGGCGAGGTGGAGGCCGGCGGCTACGTGGAGGTGGAGGCTGAGGACCCCGGCCGGCTGACCGTGGAGGCCCTGGTCCGGAGCCATCGGTGCGTGTGCGTGGCTCAGCGCTGGGGCGGCAAGCGAGAGGTCATGTACACGGCCTTCAAGGCCCTCGGGGAATCTGTGGACTACGTGCAG GTGTGTGACTCAGACACCCGGCTGGATCCCAGAGCCCTGCTGGAGTTGTCCCGAGTGCTGGACGAAGACGGGACCGTCGGGGCCGTGGGCGGGGATGTCCGGATCCTCAATCCTCTGGACTCCTGGGTCAGCTTCCTGAGCAGCCTCAGGTACTGGGTGGCCTTCAACGTGGAGCGAGCCTGCCAGAGCTACTTCCGATGCGTGTCTTGTGTCAGCGGGCCTCTCG GTCTGTATAGGAACGACTTGCTGCAGCAGTTCCTGGAGGCCTGGTACAACCAGAAGTTCCTGGGCACCCACTGCACTTTTGGGGATGACCGCCATCTCACCAACCGAATGCTCAGCATGGGCTACGCTACCAA GTACACGTCGCTGTCCCGCTGCTACTCGGAGACGCCGGCGTCCTTCCTGCGCTGGCTGAGCCAGCAGACGCGCTGGTCCAAGTCCTACTTCCGCGAGTGGCTGTACAACGCCCTGTGGTGGCACCGGCACCACGCGTGGATGACCTACGAGGCCGTGGTGTCCGGCCTCTTCCCCTTCTTCGTGGCGGCCACGGTGCTGCGGCTCTTCTACGCCGGCTCCCCGTGGGCGCTGCTCTGGGTGCTGCTGTGCGTGCAGGGCGTGGCGGCGGCCAAGGCGGCCTTCGCGGCCTGGCTGCGGGGCTCCCCGCGGATGCTGCTCCTCTCGCTCTACGCGCCCCTCTACATGGGCGGCCTCCTGCCCGCCAAGTTCCTGGCGCTGCTCACCATGAACCAGAGCGGCTGGGGCACCTCGGGCCGCCGGCGCCTGGCCGCCAACTACGCGCCCGCCCTGCCGCTGGCCATCTGGGCCGCGCTGCTGCTCGGCGGCCTGCTGCGCAGCGTGATCCACGAGGCCCGAGCCGACTGGAGCAGCGAGGCGCGCAGGACCGAGGCGCGCTACCTGGCCGTCGGAGCCGCCGCTTACGTGGCTTACTGGGCACTCATGATGGCTCTCTACTGGGGGGGAGTCCGCAGGCTCTGCCGGCCCAGGGCTGGGGGCTACCGGGTGTCCGTGTGA
- the LOC127556426 gene encoding N-formyl peptide receptor 2-like has translation MENSSVLPSDAPHSPQPSPIHQAFWIISLIVYCSAFVLGVAGNGLVLWVAGFRMSRTVTTVLFLNLAAADFAFTAFLPFVISSTVLQPHWPFGWFLCKLLSFLLVLNMFASVFLLTLVALDRCVSVLWPIWARNHRTPRLAALAAAGVWIFALAFSLPTFIFRTTDTEDGITFCYFEFENRDEAGDDEEYVDPWAEGRHWSLVLTRFSLGFLIPLIIISVCYGLLTAKLWSGMRKVRSSRPFRILTAVVAAFFLCWLPYHVVGMIEAFAHSHPQLVEVLPYLSPFSASLVFVNSCLNPLLYVFIGRDFREKLFRSLPTALERALSEESAATGTTGNSSVSAPPVAVTETKIL, from the coding sequence ATGGAGAACTCCTCCGTGCTCCCCTCGGACGCCCCCCACTCCCCCCAACCCTCCCCCATCCACCAGGCCTTCTGGATCATCTCCCTCATCGTCTACTGCTCCGCCTTCGTCCTGGGCGTCGCTGGCAACGGGCTGGTGCTCTGGGTGGCGGGCTTCCGAATGAGCCGCACGGTCACCACGGTCCTGTTCCTCAACCTGGCGGCCGCGGACTTCGCCTTCACCGCCTTCCTGCCCTTCGTCATCAGCAGTACCGTCCTGCAGCCGCACTGGCCCTTCGGCTGGTTCCTCTGCAAGCTCCTCAGCTTCCTGTTAGTCCTGAACATGTTCGCCAGCGTCTTCCTGCTGACCCTCGTGGCCCTCGACCGCTGCGTCTCCGTGCTCTGGCCCATTTGGGCCCGGAACCACCGCACGCCCCGTCTGGCCGCCCTGGCCGCCGCCGGGGTCTGGATATTCGCCCTCGCCTTCTCGCTGCCCACGTTCATCTTCAGGACCACGGACACGGAGGACGGGATCACCTTCTGCTACTTTGAATTTGAAAACCGGGACGAGGCGGGGGATGACGAGGAGTACGTGGACCCCTGGGCTGAGGGCCGCCACTGGTCCCTGGTGCTGACCCGCTTCTCCCTGGGCTTCCTCATCCCCCTCATCATCATCAGCGTCTGCTATGGGCTCCTCACGGCCAAGCTGTGGAGCGGGATGCGCAAGGTGCGCTCCAGCCGGCCCTTCCGCATCCTCACGGCCGTGGTGGCCGCCTTCTTCCTCTGCTGGCTCCCTTACCACGTGGTGGGCATGATCGAGGCTTTCGCCCACTCCCACCCTCAGCTCGTCGAGGTTCTGCCCTACCTGAGCCCGTTCTCCGCCTCGCTGGTGTTCGTCAACAGCTGCCTCAACCCCCTGCTCTACGTCTTCATAGGTCGGGACTTCAGGGAGAAGCTCTTCCGCTCCCTGCCCACCGCCCTGGAGAGGGCTCTGAGCGAGGAGTCCGCCGCCACTGGGACCACCGGTAACAGCTCCGTCTCGGCGCCCCCCGTGGCTGTCACTGAGACAAAGATTCTGTGA